One Mesorhizobium sp. L-2-11 genomic region harbors:
- a CDS encoding (2Fe-2S)-binding protein: MAGVAVSTTINGDNVEYLCQPDETLLDVLRDRLGLTGAKEGCGTGDCGACSIILDDRLVCSCLVLGAEAEGRRVETIEGMAQGDRLHPLQQKFLEHAALQCGVCTPGFLIAAKDLLAKNPDPTEEEIRFGLAGNLCRCTGYDKIVRAVQDAASVMKGA, encoded by the coding sequence ATGGCCGGTGTAGCAGTCTCAACCACAATCAACGGCGACAATGTCGAGTACCTTTGCCAACCGGACGAGACGCTGCTCGATGTGCTGCGCGATCGCCTCGGGCTGACCGGCGCCAAGGAAGGATGCGGAACCGGCGACTGCGGCGCCTGCAGCATCATCCTCGACGACCGGCTGGTGTGCTCGTGCCTGGTGCTTGGCGCGGAGGCCGAAGGCCGGCGCGTCGAAACCATCGAGGGCATGGCGCAAGGCGACAGGCTGCATCCGCTGCAGCAGAAGTTCCTCGAGCACGCAGCGCTGCAATGCGGCGTCTGCACGCCGGGCTTCCTGATCGCGGCGAAAGACCTGTTGGCCAAGAACCCCGACCCGACCGAGGAGGAAATCCGCTTCGGCCTCGCCGGGAACCTCTGCCGCTGCACCGGCTATGACAAGATCGTGCGCGCCGTCCAGGACGCGGCAAGCGTAATGAAGGGAGCCTGA
- a CDS encoding xanthine dehydrogenase family protein molybdopterin-binding subunit — MNFDPRYSGRNFASVGTRPIRPDGVDKVTGRARYGADFNMAGQLVGRILRSPHAHATIRKIDTSKAEKLNGVKAVITAADLPDLTDGDAALYDILDNCMARKKALYDGHAVAAVAAVDARTARQALKLIEVDYEVLPHVTDVDEAMRHSAPVLDDTIFTEGLEQKPVKPSNVTKRSQYGHGDIHEGFGQADYIVERSFKTEQTHQGYIEPHACVANVSADGTADLWVCTQGHFVYRQHCAQLLGMEASKLRVTSSEIGGGFGGKTHVWAEPVALALSRKAGRPVKLVMTRDEVFRASGPTSATSIDVRIGARKDGTITAAEATLRYSCGPYAGMWAELGAMTAFACYNLANVKTVGYEVLVNRPKTAAYRAPSAPMAAFAVESAVDELAKEIGMDPVEFRIRNAAQEGTRSSYGPVYGPIGIGPTLEAAKNHPHMKAPLGKNQGRGMACGFWFNFGGQTCTDLNIGMDGSVSLAVGTVDVGGSRASLSLVAAEELGIAYEQVKAVVADTSSLGYNDMTDGSRGTFSSSMATISAARNAIKVLRERAAQMWDIPVDDVVWENGQAIAKGEKYGNLAALSLREIAAASGKTGGPIAGHSELVADGAGVSFATHICDIEVDPETGATRVLRYTVVQDAGKAVHPTYVEGQYQGGAAQGIGWALNEEYVYGKDGRLQNPGFLDYRIPVCSDLPMIDTQILEIPNPNHPYGVRGVGETSIVPPLAAIANAVSNAAGVRMTHIPMSPPRILAAIEAERGG, encoded by the coding sequence ATGAACTTCGATCCGCGCTATTCCGGACGCAATTTCGCCTCCGTCGGCACCCGTCCCATCCGTCCCGACGGCGTCGACAAGGTAACGGGCCGCGCCCGCTATGGCGCGGATTTCAACATGGCCGGTCAGTTGGTCGGGCGTATCCTGAGAAGCCCGCACGCGCACGCCACGATCAGGAAGATCGACACCTCGAAGGCGGAGAAGCTCAACGGAGTGAAGGCGGTGATCACCGCGGCCGACCTGCCCGACCTCACCGACGGCGATGCCGCCCTGTACGACATCCTCGACAACTGCATGGCGCGCAAGAAGGCGCTCTATGACGGCCATGCGGTGGCAGCAGTCGCCGCAGTCGACGCCCGCACGGCGAGGCAGGCGCTGAAGCTGATCGAGGTCGACTATGAAGTGCTGCCGCATGTGACCGACGTCGACGAGGCGATGAGGCACTCGGCGCCCGTGCTCGACGACACCATCTTCACCGAGGGCCTTGAGCAAAAGCCCGTCAAGCCGTCCAACGTCACCAAACGCAGCCAGTACGGCCATGGCGACATCCATGAGGGATTTGGGCAGGCCGATTACATCGTCGAACGCTCCTTCAAGACCGAGCAGACGCACCAGGGCTATATCGAGCCGCATGCCTGCGTGGCGAACGTCAGCGCCGACGGCACCGCCGACCTTTGGGTTTGCACCCAAGGCCATTTCGTCTATCGCCAGCACTGCGCCCAACTGCTTGGCATGGAAGCCTCCAAGCTGCGCGTCACCTCGTCGGAGATCGGCGGCGGTTTCGGCGGCAAGACCCATGTCTGGGCCGAGCCGGTGGCGCTGGCGCTGTCGCGCAAGGCCGGCCGTCCGGTCAAGCTGGTGATGACGCGCGACGAGGTGTTCCGCGCCTCCGGGCCGACCAGCGCCACCTCCATCGACGTCAGGATCGGCGCCCGCAAGGACGGCACGATCACCGCGGCCGAGGCGACGTTGCGCTACTCCTGCGGCCCCTATGCCGGCATGTGGGCCGAGCTCGGCGCCATGACCGCGTTTGCCTGTTACAATCTCGCTAACGTCAAGACGGTCGGCTACGAAGTGCTGGTCAACCGGCCGAAGACGGCGGCCTATCGCGCGCCATCGGCGCCGATGGCGGCGTTTGCAGTTGAAAGTGCCGTCGACGAACTGGCCAAGGAGATCGGCATGGATCCGGTCGAGTTCCGGATCAGGAACGCCGCCCAGGAAGGCACCCGATCGTCCTACGGCCCGGTCTACGGCCCGATCGGCATCGGCCCGACGCTGGAGGCTGCGAAGAACCATCCGCACATGAAGGCGCCGCTGGGCAAGAACCAGGGCCGCGGCATGGCTTGCGGCTTCTGGTTCAACTTCGGCGGCCAGACCTGCACCGACCTCAACATCGGCATGGACGGCTCGGTCTCGCTTGCCGTCGGCACGGTCGATGTGGGTGGTTCCCGCGCGTCGCTGTCGCTGGTGGCGGCGGAGGAACTCGGCATCGCCTATGAGCAGGTCAAGGCGGTGGTCGCCGACACCTCCAGCCTCGGCTACAACGACATGACGGACGGCAGTCGCGGCACCTTCTCCTCCTCGATGGCGACGATCTCGGCCGCCCGCAACGCCATCAAGGTCCTGCGCGAACGCGCCGCGCAGATGTGGGACATTCCCGTCGACGACGTGGTCTGGGAAAACGGCCAAGCCATCGCCAAAGGCGAGAAGTACGGCAACCTTGCGGCGCTGTCCCTAAGGGAGATCGCGGCGGCGTCAGGAAAGACGGGCGGGCCGATCGCCGGCCACAGCGAGCTCGTCGCCGACGGCGCCGGCGTCTCCTTCGCCACCCATATCTGCGATATCGAGGTCGATCCGGAGACCGGCGCCACCAGGGTGCTGCGCTACACAGTCGTGCAGGATGCCGGCAAGGCGGTGCACCCGACCTATGTCGAGGGGCAGTACCAGGGGGGTGCTGCGCAAGGCATCGGCTGGGCGCTCAACGAAGAGTACGTCTACGGCAAGGACGGGCGGCTGCAGAACCCCGGCTTCCTCGACTACCGCATCCCGGTCTGCTCCGACCTGCCGATGATCGACACGCAGATCCTCGAGATCCCCAATCCCAACCATCCTTACGGAGTGCGTGGCGTCGGCGAGACCTCGATCGTGCCGCCGCTGGCGGCAATCGCCAATGCGGTGTCGAACGCCGCGGGCGTGCGGATGACGCATATCCCGATGTCGCCGCCGCGGATTCTCGCGGCGATCGAGGCCGAACGGGGAGGCTAG
- a CDS encoding IS110 family transposase codes for MEQLIRIGMDTSKSVFQLHGVDAAERPVLVRKLRRRAVVPFFAKLAPVRIGLEACGGSHYWARTLSGLGHEVVLIAAQHVKPYVRRGKHDAADAEATCEAMSRPRTRFVGVKSGEQQAAQMLFGVREQLVRRRTQLSNTIRGYAAEFGLVAAQGLARIEPLLARIAGDATVPALAKELFETLGEEYRAVCARYAAIDKKLLAHHRKDETGQRLAAMPGVGPVVASLLGVKVTDATAFGSGRDFAAWLGLTPKNHSTAGKNRLGVITRAGDEMLRQALVVGATAHIQQVRRGRAKASPWLAALIARKPPKLAAVALANKTARMAWKMMITGEPYRCGPSGQPDASSPPSRPLRAACGGGLRPALTAAQHGADMPG; via the coding sequence GTGGAACAGCTTATCCGTATTGGCATGGATACGTCCAAGAGTGTTTTTCAGCTGCATGGTGTCGACGCTGCGGAGCGTCCGGTGCTGGTGCGTAAATTGCGACGGCGGGCGGTAGTCCCGTTCTTCGCCAAGCTTGCGCCAGTGAGGATCGGGTTGGAGGCGTGCGGCGGCTCGCATTACTGGGCGCGCACGCTGTCGGGGCTGGGTCATGAGGTGGTGCTGATCGCGGCGCAGCACGTGAAGCCGTATGTGCGGCGCGGCAAGCATGACGCGGCTGACGCCGAGGCGACCTGCGAGGCGATGAGCCGGCCCAGGACACGCTTTGTTGGGGTCAAGAGCGGCGAGCAGCAAGCGGCGCAGATGCTGTTTGGGGTGCGCGAGCAGCTGGTGCGGCGGCGCACGCAGCTTTCCAACACGATCCGCGGCTACGCAGCCGAATTCGGCCTGGTGGCCGCACAAGGCCTTGCCCGCATCGAGCCACTGCTGGCCCGCATTGCCGGCGACGCGACGGTGCCGGCGCTGGCAAAGGAACTGTTTGAGACGCTCGGCGAGGAATACCGCGCGGTGTGCGCGCGATACGCGGCAATCGACAAGAAGCTGTTGGCCCATCACCGCAAGGACGAGACTGGACAGCGACTGGCTGCGATGCCCGGCGTCGGGCCGGTCGTGGCGAGCCTGCTCGGCGTCAAGGTCACTGATGCGACAGCGTTCGGCTCGGGACGCGACTTCGCGGCGTGGCTGGGGCTGACGCCGAAGAACCATTCGACCGCCGGCAAGAACCGGCTGGGGGTGATCACGCGGGCCGGCGACGAGATGCTGCGGCAGGCGCTGGTGGTGGGCGCGACGGCCCACATCCAGCAGGTGCGTCGCGGCCGCGCCAAGGCCTCGCCGTGGCTGGCGGCGTTGATTGCGCGCAAGCCGCCGAAGCTGGCGGCTGTGGCGCTCGCCAACAAGACCGCCCGCATGGCCTGGAAGATGATGATCACCGGCGAGCCGTACCGTTGCGGCCCATCCGGGCAGCCTGACGCCTCCTCGCCGCCCTCAAGGCCGCTTCGCGCCGCCTGCGGCGGTGGCCTGCGGCCAGCCCTGACCGCGGCTCAGCACGGCGCTGACATGCCCGGATAG
- a CDS encoding MoaD/ThiS family protein, whose amino-acid sequence MVEVTLWGSLGAIAGGKSKVEIEAKDIRELFRKLAEQYPGFEPYIDRGIAVAIDGVIYRDTWSKELPHGAEIFLLPRLAGG is encoded by the coding sequence ATGGTCGAAGTCACGCTCTGGGGATCGCTCGGCGCAATCGCCGGAGGCAAGAGCAAGGTCGAGATCGAGGCCAAGGACATCAGGGAGCTGTTCAGGAAGCTGGCCGAGCAGTATCCCGGCTTCGAGCCCTACATCGACCGCGGCATCGCAGTCGCCATAGACGGGGTTATCTATCGGGATACGTGGTCGAAGGAATTGCCCCATGGGGCGGAGATTTTCTTGCTGCCGCGGCTGGCTGGGGGGTGA
- a CDS encoding molybdopterin-dependent oxidoreductase, which yields MSSLLNTGLSSLKRSLIMLAVLAFCILPAGALEPVDLPESPDTVAFNVQNNGKSFPVTLRQLEKLGLYRVTTASPFEKGQLTFEGVLFRDVLKLVGLEGEDSVVLRAIDEYVQIIPRQDWTEGPLLLATRQNGKLLTRRTQGPTRLVYPLNDHPAFDTPIHKPRWVWLIKTLEPGG from the coding sequence ATGTCATCCTTGCTCAACACAGGTCTTTCATCGCTTAAGCGCAGTCTGATCATGCTGGCAGTCCTGGCGTTTTGCATCTTGCCGGCCGGGGCGTTGGAGCCCGTTGATCTCCCGGAATCGCCAGACACTGTCGCCTTCAATGTCCAGAACAACGGCAAGTCGTTCCCGGTCACGTTGCGACAGCTGGAAAAGCTCGGTCTCTACCGGGTCACCACCGCAAGTCCATTTGAAAAGGGGCAGCTTACATTTGAAGGCGTCCTGTTCCGCGATGTGCTCAAGCTCGTTGGATTGGAAGGCGAGGATTCCGTTGTTCTGCGTGCGATTGACGAATATGTGCAGATAATTCCGCGCCAGGATTGGACGGAAGGTCCTCTCCTGCTTGCCACCCGCCAGAACGGAAAATTGCTGACCCGGCGCACGCAAGGTCCGACCCGGCTGGTCTATCCGCTCAACGACCACCCGGCCTTCGATACGCCAATCCACAAACCACGGTGGGTCTGGCTGATCAAGACGCTTGAGCCTGGCGGCTGA
- a CDS encoding putative bifunctional diguanylate cyclase/phosphodiesterase yields the protein MARFGGWRVPVTYGTAIAAAAASSAVLITVLFLSLSKIEYSLPRFGFFAIREFHIAIRDVTHLKDMTSLAQAAPDSAASLEQLSAANDLVYIRFKRIDGTGTASEIPAYASIVPRVVDAVTRLDAMIAAGPPLDEKILKETGLELEHLVARMNDEYYKYGDEINVDLYSAEKSLKRFNYQIAFALAVLSLLAIGTAVLLIGRRETIRKLEFLAWRDAATELKNRAWMSANRDVMLDRARLAGKQLRLFLIDLDHFKSVNDTFGHHVGDLLLKAVAEILQSVERPDEVVAIRLGGDEFAVMAIADRHAAADALGNRLREQLNRFAELAGHHVRMGASIGMACFPEHGSDISTLLRNADSALYVAKAEGRSGFVTFSPAILNRFDMQLGEEAGIKRALNCDEFFLVWQPQFELATGRMIGAEALVRWRDPASGAIRLPTSFIPIAERSDLILEVDKVVLSKACLQAARWAPVSADDFVCSVNLSGKSLQNDAYFAHLVLVLQQTGLPPSRLQLEITEGVLIQNSRNALNMLTEIRNIGVGLALDDFGSGYSSFGYLADFNLDRLKIDRSFLSGLEASKKKQNVVRGIIALANSLGLTVLAEGVENEAQLDFLIAERCHSAQGFFLSQPIEESLLTDHLAARRGRMRDTDKFRLGLSA from the coding sequence ATGGCACGCTTTGGAGGCTGGCGCGTTCCCGTCACCTACGGGACCGCCATTGCGGCTGCAGCGGCCAGTTCCGCGGTTCTGATCACCGTATTGTTTCTCAGCCTCAGCAAGATCGAATATTCGCTGCCGCGGTTCGGCTTTTTCGCCATCCGCGAGTTCCACATTGCAATACGCGATGTAACCCACCTCAAGGACATGACATCGCTCGCCCAGGCCGCCCCAGACTCTGCAGCCAGCCTTGAGCAGTTATCGGCGGCGAACGACCTGGTCTACATTCGATTCAAGCGGATCGACGGCACTGGGACAGCGAGCGAGATTCCCGCCTACGCAAGTATCGTTCCGCGTGTCGTTGACGCAGTGACAAGGCTTGATGCCATGATTGCCGCCGGGCCGCCTCTCGACGAAAAAATCTTGAAGGAAACGGGGCTGGAACTCGAGCATCTCGTAGCGAGGATGAACGACGAATATTACAAATATGGAGATGAGATCAACGTAGATCTCTATTCTGCGGAAAAAAGCCTGAAGAGATTCAACTACCAGATTGCATTCGCTCTGGCGGTCTTGTCGCTGCTGGCGATCGGAACTGCCGTATTGCTTATCGGCCGTCGGGAAACGATTAGGAAACTGGAGTTTCTGGCCTGGCGCGACGCGGCCACGGAATTGAAGAACCGTGCCTGGATGTCAGCCAACAGGGACGTGATGCTGGACCGGGCAAGGCTGGCCGGCAAGCAGCTCCGCCTTTTCCTGATAGATTTGGATCATTTCAAGAGCGTGAACGATACGTTCGGTCATCACGTCGGTGATCTCTTGCTGAAAGCCGTCGCCGAAATCCTGCAATCGGTCGAACGGCCCGACGAAGTTGTCGCCATCCGTCTGGGCGGCGACGAGTTTGCCGTCATGGCGATCGCTGACCGGCACGCGGCAGCCGATGCTCTCGGAAATCGGCTTCGCGAGCAATTGAACCGGTTTGCCGAACTCGCGGGGCACCACGTGCGCATGGGAGCCAGTATCGGCATGGCGTGTTTCCCCGAACATGGTTCGGATATTTCCACCCTGTTGCGCAACGCAGACAGCGCTCTTTATGTCGCCAAAGCGGAAGGACGTTCTGGCTTCGTGACGTTCTCGCCTGCAATCCTCAATCGGTTCGATATGCAGCTCGGCGAAGAAGCCGGGATCAAGCGTGCGCTTAACTGCGACGAGTTCTTTCTGGTTTGGCAACCGCAGTTCGAACTGGCAACCGGCCGCATGATCGGTGCCGAGGCGCTTGTGCGCTGGCGCGACCCCGCTTCGGGAGCGATTCGTCTGCCGACGTCATTCATTCCAATTGCCGAACGAAGCGACCTGATACTGGAAGTCGACAAGGTGGTGCTGAGCAAGGCTTGCCTGCAGGCAGCTCGATGGGCGCCTGTTTCTGCCGATGATTTCGTTTGCTCGGTCAATCTTTCGGGCAAAAGCCTTCAGAACGATGCGTACTTCGCCCACCTTGTTCTGGTGCTGCAACAAACAGGACTGCCGCCGTCGCGCCTGCAACTGGAAATAACGGAAGGGGTACTTATCCAAAACAGCCGAAACGCCTTGAACATGCTGACGGAAATTCGAAACATCGGCGTCGGTCTGGCACTCGACGATTTTGGATCCGGCTATTCAAGTTTCGGCTACCTTGCCGATTTCAACCTCGATCGGCTGAAGATCGACCGATCGTTCTTGAGCGGTCTGGAGGCGTCGAAGAAAAAACAGAACGTTGTTCGAGGCATTATAGCGCTGGCCAACTCCCTCGGCTTGACCGTTCTGGCAGAAGGGGTGGAAAATGAAGCGCAGCTCGATTTCCTGATCGCCGAGCGTTGTCACAGCGCTCAGGGGTTTTTCCTGTCACAGCCCATCGAAGAAAGTCTGCTGACGGACCACCTGGCCGCGAGGCGAGGCAGGATGAGAGATACGGACAAGTTCAGGCTGGGCCTTTCTGCGTAA
- a CDS encoding slipin family protein, producing the protein MIIGYVAYLVAALVVVMFLSAAIRILREYQRGVVFTLGRFTGVKGPGLIILIPFVQQMVKVDLRVVVQDVPPQDVISRDNVSVKVNAVLYFRIVDAERAVIQVEDFMTATNQLAQTTLRSVLGKHELDEMLAERDKLNSDIQEILDQRTDAWGIKVSDVEIKHVDLNENMVRAIAKQAEAERLRRAKVINADGEQQAAAKLVEAGKMLAETPQAMQLRYFEALHDIAGERSSTVVFPVPMDLLGHFIRPTGENN; encoded by the coding sequence ATGATCATCGGTTATGTGGCCTATCTGGTAGCAGCGCTCGTCGTGGTCATGTTCCTGTCGGCTGCCATTCGCATCCTGAGGGAATATCAGCGCGGCGTGGTCTTCACGCTCGGCCGCTTCACCGGGGTCAAGGGGCCCGGCCTGATCATCCTCATCCCCTTCGTGCAGCAGATGGTGAAGGTCGACCTGCGAGTGGTGGTCCAGGACGTGCCGCCGCAGGACGTGATCTCGCGCGACAACGTCTCGGTGAAGGTCAACGCGGTGCTGTATTTTCGTATCGTCGACGCCGAGCGGGCGGTGATCCAGGTCGAGGACTTCATGACCGCCACCAACCAGCTGGCACAGACCACGTTGCGCTCGGTGCTCGGCAAGCATGAGCTCGATGAAATGCTGGCCGAACGTGACAAGCTCAACAGCGATATCCAGGAGATCCTCGATCAGCGGACCGATGCCTGGGGCATCAAGGTCTCCGATGTCGAGATCAAGCATGTCGACCTCAACGAGAACATGGTCCGCGCCATCGCCAAGCAGGCCGAGGCCGAACGGCTGCGGCGTGCCAAAGTGATCAATGCGGACGGCGAACAGCAGGCGGCCGCAAAACTCGTCGAGGCCGGGAAAATGCTGGCCGAGACGCCGCAGGCCATGCAGCTGCGCTATTTCGAGGCGCTCCATGACATCGCCGGTGAGCGCTCGTCGACGGTGGTGTTTCCGGTGCCGATGGATCTGCTCGGCCATTTCATCAGGCCGACCGGCGAGAACAACTGA
- a CDS encoding FAD binding domain-containing protein: MRYIRPLSMEDAVGQLAGSPGTAAILAGGSDLLVRMKGGFIEPDLIVDIKAIDGLGEIRETAEGFSIGAAVSCALMGESAALNREWPGVVEAAKLIGSKQVQGRCTIVGNLCNASPAADSVPALVAAGARALIVGPGGRRTVPVEAVPTGPGKTSLAKGEIIEAILLDRRAPRSGDAYLRFIPRTEMDIAVVSAGVNLTLDEQGVVKSARVALGAAAPTVLLVEEAAEALIGRKLDEAALERLAKVCAGACRPIDDKRGTVEFRRKVAGVLARRAAMTAYARAGGK, translated from the coding sequence ATGCGCTACATACGTCCGCTTTCAATGGAAGATGCCGTTGGCCAGTTGGCCGGCTCGCCCGGTACCGCCGCCATTCTCGCCGGAGGCAGCGACCTCCTGGTGAGAATGAAAGGCGGCTTTATCGAGCCCGACCTGATCGTCGACATCAAGGCAATCGACGGGCTGGGCGAGATCAGGGAAACGGCGGAGGGCTTCAGCATCGGTGCTGCGGTCTCCTGCGCCCTGATGGGAGAGAGCGCGGCCTTGAACAGGGAATGGCCGGGCGTCGTCGAAGCGGCCAAGCTGATCGGCTCGAAACAGGTGCAGGGTCGCTGCACAATCGTCGGCAATCTTTGCAACGCCTCGCCGGCGGCCGACAGCGTGCCGGCGCTGGTGGCCGCCGGCGCCAGGGCATTGATTGTCGGGCCAGGAGGCAGGCGCACGGTTCCCGTGGAGGCAGTGCCGACCGGGCCGGGCAAGACGTCGCTCGCCAAGGGCGAGATCATCGAGGCGATCCTGCTCGATAGGCGCGCGCCGCGCTCCGGCGATGCCTATCTGCGTTTCATTCCACGCACGGAGATGGACATCGCCGTGGTCAGCGCCGGGGTGAACCTGACGCTCGATGAGCAAGGTGTCGTCAAATCGGCCCGCGTGGCGCTGGGCGCGGCGGCGCCGACGGTGCTGCTGGTGGAAGAGGCCGCCGAGGCCCTCATCGGCAGGAAGCTGGACGAAGCAGCACTGGAGCGGCTCGCCAAGGTCTGCGCGGGGGCCTGCCGTCCGATCGACGACAAGCGCGGTACCGTCGAATTCAGAAGAAAAGTTGCGGGTGTGCTGGCCAGGCGGGCCGCCATGACCGCCTATGCACGTGCAGGAGGCAAATGA